In a single window of the Streptomyces sp. NBC_00353 genome:
- a CDS encoding heparinase II/III domain-containing protein, whose amino-acid sequence MAALRRIARERGGWWHAYVCPVHGIELDHGDLLAGAFPDGGARCAYGCRVDDEAVRGAWLVLSHQAWARHLRVLAHRGERAEAVARLVEYAGLYAELASEQHGEAQPWMLRGRLFHQALTDAIWAVGIGHTVITLAEDSTDGLAAVLPLLDDLERAALDARDVLTGQGHLASNYTAWLNAAGVAASRGAAAARGQEWEGAKVWLDGDHGLYEHLRVAVADDGWEWEGSTYYHGFVLRAALLALRSMDPAAIPSDVVDVLAGMTDVLAAVATPGGILPALHDGPYLRHPLALEWLELVALAQQLVPSSALEAVAARARAELGTHDDGLDRALSGWFAGPPLPERPTPGPVTVFGRAGYAVLRGAGIHALLDFGPHGGSHGHRDKLSLYLYGDSTPWQPDPGQVPYAHAEFRDLYASTAAHPAFRVDHAEQAECTGKLLDSDGSSVRAEVTEAYEGVRAVRRITVGDGYLVDLLTVTAEDSRQFTAQLRPGVALDVQLQAGGPVRTMWYGDETLHGWHTHTTGIPVRPVTRPGPGPADDPQRSYTRVDFTAQAQRVTFASVYQASSAGPAVTDVQLDGDGLTVGLADGSTAWFRTED is encoded by the coding sequence ATGGCCGCGTTGAGGCGGATCGCCCGGGAGCGCGGCGGCTGGTGGCACGCGTACGTCTGCCCGGTGCACGGGATCGAGCTCGACCACGGTGATCTGCTCGCCGGGGCCTTCCCGGACGGTGGTGCGCGGTGCGCGTACGGCTGCCGGGTGGACGACGAGGCGGTGCGCGGCGCCTGGCTGGTGCTGTCGCACCAGGCGTGGGCGCGGCATCTGCGGGTGCTCGCCCACCGGGGTGAGCGGGCGGAGGCGGTGGCGCGGCTCGTCGAGTACGCGGGTCTGTACGCGGAGCTCGCCTCCGAGCAGCACGGCGAGGCGCAGCCCTGGATGCTGCGCGGCCGGCTCTTCCACCAGGCGCTGACCGACGCCATCTGGGCGGTCGGCATCGGGCATACCGTCATCACGCTCGCCGAGGACTCCACGGACGGTCTGGCGGCGGTGCTGCCGCTCCTCGATGATCTGGAGCGCGCGGCGCTGGACGCCCGGGATGTACTGACGGGGCAGGGCCACCTCGCTTCCAACTACACCGCGTGGCTCAACGCCGCAGGTGTGGCGGCGAGTCGTGGCGCGGCCGCCGCCCGCGGTCAGGAGTGGGAGGGCGCGAAGGTATGGCTCGACGGCGACCACGGGCTGTACGAGCATCTGCGCGTCGCGGTCGCCGACGACGGCTGGGAGTGGGAGGGCAGCACCTACTACCACGGGTTCGTGCTGCGGGCAGCGCTGCTGGCGCTCCGCTCGATGGATCCGGCGGCCATTCCGTCCGACGTGGTCGACGTACTCGCCGGAATGACGGATGTGCTGGCGGCCGTCGCAACACCCGGCGGCATTCTTCCCGCCCTGCACGACGGCCCGTATCTGCGCCATCCGCTCGCGCTGGAATGGCTCGAACTAGTGGCGCTGGCACAACAGTTGGTGCCGTCCTCGGCCCTGGAGGCGGTGGCCGCGCGGGCCCGGGCCGAGCTCGGCACGCACGACGACGGACTGGACCGGGCGCTGAGTGGCTGGTTCGCAGGCCCGCCGCTGCCGGAGCGTCCGACGCCGGGTCCGGTCACGGTCTTCGGCCGAGCCGGATATGCGGTTCTGCGCGGGGCGGGAATCCATGCGCTGCTGGACTTCGGTCCGCACGGTGGCTCGCACGGACATCGCGACAAGCTGTCGCTGTATCTGTACGGGGACTCCACCCCGTGGCAGCCCGATCCCGGTCAGGTCCCCTACGCCCACGCCGAGTTCCGTGATCTGTACGCATCCACGGCGGCGCATCCCGCCTTCCGGGTGGACCACGCCGAACAGGCGGAGTGCACCGGGAAGCTGCTCGATTCGGACGGCTCCTCCGTCCGCGCCGAGGTGACCGAAGCGTACGAAGGTGTGCGGGCGGTGCGGCGGATCACGGTCGGTGACGGCTATCTCGTCGATCTGCTGACGGTGACGGCGGAGGACTCCAGGCAGTTCACCGCGCAACTGCGCCCCGGCGTCGCGCTGGACGTCCAGCTGCAGGCCGGCGGTCCCGTGCGCACCATGTGGTACGGCGACGAGACGCTGCACGGCTGGCACACGCACACCACCGGCATACCGGTCCGTCCGGTCACCCGTCCGGGCCCCGGTCCGGCCGACGATCCGCAACGGAGCTACACCCGGGTCGACTTCACTGCGCAGGCGCAGCGGGTCACGTTCGCCTCGGTGTACCAGGCTTCGTCGGCGGGGCCCGCCGTCACCGACGTGCAGCTGGACGGTGACGGGCTGACGGTCGGTCTGGCCGACGGCAGCACGGCATGGTTCCGGACGGAGGACTGA
- a CDS encoding polysaccharide lyase 8 family protein, with translation MNRGTTRRTVLAGAAALGAAVALPVTSAGGTAFAAAGDASALRTRWHTLLTGGPGLDLEDPQIAATVARIGKAATTSVKGLDPTRTDGLFPDLTSTTLSNHVTTSFKRLATVATAWAVPGTPQYGDTALRDLLLAGIDWMLTNRYGPEHTRFDNDWDWEIGSALALNDASVLLYDALGTERLNRISTAVRHYTPDPNLWRADRQIATGANRVWIATVVAVNAVLRDNGDDLLRVRDALSDVEGSGANSVLAFNDTSAAAEGTGEGFYSDGSFLQHYKHPYNGGYGKELLGNLSRLLNLLAGTPWTVTDPDLDNVRHWVDDGFDPLIARGDVMASVCGREIARPSKQGHVSAQTVIEAVVRLIPSFPGDTADRFTALVKQWIAEDTYRDFLAATDLATLVAARRIIASPVPARGPLVAHKQHPRMDKAAHHRPSFALGISAYSSRIYNYESIQNENLHAWHLSDGMVLLYTDDLGHYSEDYWPTVDPARLPGTTVVAGRPADAAGQRTTSTADWAGGAVLPGTTLGAYGMELRAFGSSLRGLKSWFCLDDVIACVGSGITADTGTAETVVENRKLRDPQAALLVNGKAVPAGAGWSDRLGRVRWLHLAGTGGYIFPRATTVNGLREERTATWREINLKYGTDTPVTRPYLTLWQDHGTAPDGAGYFWLQAPAASAGRTRLWSDAPPVKLVADSTAVHAVRRCADGLFAANFWTAGTAQDLTSDGPASVLVRPEGKSVTVSLSDPTQLRSSVVLDLAQRGLTVVSADPGVSTSATATGIRITADTAERHGATLTLTLKRS, from the coding sequence ATGAACCGAGGCACCACCCGACGCACTGTTCTCGCCGGAGCAGCGGCGCTCGGCGCAGCCGTCGCGCTGCCCGTCACGTCGGCCGGCGGGACCGCATTCGCCGCAGCGGGGGACGCCTCCGCGCTGCGAACCCGCTGGCACACCCTGCTCACCGGCGGCCCGGGGCTCGATCTCGAGGACCCGCAGATCGCGGCGACGGTGGCCAGGATCGGCAAGGCCGCGACCACGTCCGTCAAGGGCCTCGACCCGACCCGAACCGATGGGCTGTTCCCCGACCTGACCAGCACCACGCTCTCCAACCACGTCACCACGTCGTTCAAGCGTCTCGCCACGGTCGCGACCGCGTGGGCCGTCCCCGGCACCCCGCAGTACGGCGACACCGCGCTGCGCGATCTGCTGCTGGCCGGCATCGACTGGATGCTGACAAACCGTTACGGCCCCGAGCACACCAGGTTCGACAACGACTGGGACTGGGAGATCGGCTCCGCGCTCGCCCTCAACGACGCGTCCGTTCTGCTGTACGACGCCCTCGGCACGGAGCGGCTGAACCGGATCAGCACGGCCGTCCGGCACTACACGCCCGACCCGAACCTGTGGCGGGCCGACCGGCAGATCGCGACCGGCGCCAACCGGGTGTGGATCGCCACCGTCGTCGCGGTCAACGCGGTACTGCGCGACAACGGCGACGACCTCCTCCGGGTCCGTGACGCTCTTTCGGATGTCGAGGGTTCGGGGGCCAACAGTGTGCTGGCGTTCAACGACACCAGTGCGGCCGCGGAGGGCACCGGCGAGGGGTTCTACTCCGACGGCTCGTTCCTCCAGCACTACAAACACCCGTACAACGGCGGCTACGGCAAGGAGCTGCTCGGGAATCTCTCGCGGCTGCTGAACCTGCTCGCCGGTACGCCGTGGACGGTCACCGACCCCGATCTCGACAACGTCCGGCACTGGGTCGACGACGGCTTCGACCCGCTGATCGCCCGGGGGGACGTGATGGCGTCGGTCTGCGGGCGCGAGATCGCCCGCCCCAGCAAACAGGGGCATGTCTCGGCACAGACCGTCATCGAGGCTGTGGTGCGGCTGATCCCGAGCTTCCCCGGGGACACCGCCGACCGGTTCACGGCGCTGGTCAAGCAGTGGATCGCCGAGGACACCTACCGGGACTTTCTCGCCGCCACCGACCTGGCGACGCTCGTCGCCGCCCGGCGGATCATCGCCTCGCCCGTCCCGGCGCGCGGCCCCCTGGTCGCCCACAAGCAGCACCCGCGGATGGACAAGGCGGCCCACCACCGGCCGTCGTTCGCGCTCGGCATCTCCGCGTACTCGTCGAGGATCTACAACTACGAGTCGATCCAGAACGAGAACCTGCACGCCTGGCATCTCTCCGACGGCATGGTCCTGCTCTACACGGACGATCTCGGGCACTACAGCGAGGACTACTGGCCGACCGTCGACCCGGCCCGGCTGCCCGGCACCACCGTCGTCGCCGGCCGCCCTGCGGATGCGGCCGGCCAGCGCACCACCAGCACGGCGGACTGGGCGGGCGGCGCGGTGCTGCCCGGAACGACGCTCGGCGCGTACGGGATGGAGCTGCGGGCGTTCGGGAGTTCGCTGCGCGGTCTGAAGAGCTGGTTCTGCCTGGACGACGTGATCGCCTGTGTCGGCTCGGGCATCACTGCCGACACGGGCACCGCCGAGACGGTCGTGGAGAACCGCAAACTGCGCGACCCGCAGGCGGCTCTCCTCGTCAACGGTAAGGCAGTGCCGGCCGGCGCGGGCTGGTCGGATCGGCTCGGCCGGGTCCGCTGGCTGCACCTCGCCGGGACCGGCGGCTACATCTTCCCCAGGGCCACGACCGTCAACGGCCTGCGCGAGGAGCGCACCGCGACCTGGCGCGAGATCAACCTCAAGTACGGCACCGACACCCCCGTCACCCGCCCGTATCTGACGCTGTGGCAGGACCACGGAACGGCACCGGACGGGGCCGGCTACTTCTGGCTGCAGGCGCCCGCCGCGTCCGCCGGACGCACCAGGCTGTGGTCGGATGCGCCGCCGGTGAAGCTGGTCGCCGACTCCACGGCCGTGCATGCGGTACGCCGCTGCGCGGACGGGCTGTTCGCGGCGAACTTCTGGACCGCGGGCACCGCACAGGACCTCACCTCGGACGGGCCTGCGTCGGTGCTGGTGCGGCCCGAGGGGAAGTCGGTGACGGTGTCCCTGTCCGATCCGACCCAGCTGCGGTCCTCGGTCGTGCTGGACCTCGCGCAGCGCGGTCTGACCGTCGTCTCCGCCGATCCGGGCGTCAGCACCTCGGCCACGGCCACGGGCATCCGGATCACGGCCGACACCGCTGAACGCCACGGCGCAACCCTCACTCTCACCCTGAAGAGGAGCTAG
- a CDS encoding right-handed parallel beta-helix repeat-containing protein: MSRLLRTALVAALAAGAPLAFPPPSVAAESATGYYVSPSGSDSDAGTSASAPLATIQKAVDLAPTGAVVHLASGAYEQDVVTRRAGVTITGPSTAVVKGAGDARIIQVQHDSTTLSGFTVDGLHGSSTDVSGYRLKLIYVMSTTPGNGVGALHITDMTLKNAADECLRVRYLVTGADISGNTITNCGVADFKFGGGGKNGEGIYLGTAPEQQGANGAPDAAPDISRNNRIHHNTIATQGNECVDVKENATNNYVEYNDCSGQKDPSSGGLDARGSGNIFRYNTVHDNVGAGIRLGGDTATDGIDTSVYGNTITGNAGGGIKFMRTPQGPVCTNTMSGNTGGDAVGTYGSEYTPTGACPQ, encoded by the coding sequence ATGAGCCGTTTACTGCGCACCGCCCTCGTCGCCGCACTCGCCGCGGGCGCTCCGCTCGCCTTCCCGCCGCCGTCGGTCGCGGCGGAGTCGGCGACCGGCTACTACGTGTCGCCGTCGGGCAGTGACTCCGACGCAGGTACGTCCGCGAGTGCTCCGCTCGCCACGATCCAGAAGGCCGTGGACCTGGCGCCGACGGGCGCGGTGGTGCATCTCGCCTCCGGTGCGTACGAGCAGGACGTGGTGACGAGGCGCGCCGGCGTCACGATCACCGGCCCCTCGACCGCCGTGGTGAAGGGGGCGGGCGACGCCCGGATCATTCAGGTCCAGCACGACTCGACCACACTGAGCGGCTTCACCGTGGACGGGCTGCACGGGTCGTCCACCGATGTGTCGGGCTACCGCCTGAAGCTCATCTACGTCATGAGCACGACCCCCGGCAATGGTGTGGGCGCGCTGCACATCACCGATATGACGCTGAAGAACGCCGCCGACGAGTGCCTGCGGGTGCGCTATCTCGTCACCGGCGCCGACATCTCCGGCAACACCATCACCAACTGTGGCGTCGCTGACTTCAAGTTCGGCGGCGGTGGCAAGAACGGTGAGGGCATCTACCTCGGCACCGCCCCCGAGCAGCAGGGCGCGAACGGCGCCCCGGACGCGGCACCCGACATCAGCAGGAACAACCGCATCCATCACAACACCATCGCCACCCAGGGCAATGAGTGCGTCGACGTGAAGGAGAACGCGACCAACAACTACGTCGAGTACAACGACTGCAGCGGCCAGAAGGACCCGAGCTCGGGCGGGCTCGACGCGCGCGGCAGCGGCAACATCTTCCGCTACAACACCGTTCACGACAACGTCGGCGCGGGCATCAGGCTCGGTGGTGACACCGCGACGGACGGCATCGACACCAGCGTCTACGGCAACACCATCACCGGCAACGCGGGCGGCGGCATCAAGTTCATGCGCACCCCGCAGGGACCTGTGTGCACCAACACGATGAGCGGCAACACCGGCGGCGACGCGGTCGGCACCTACGGCAGCGAGTACACGCCGACGGGTGCGTGCCCGCAGTGA
- a CDS encoding DUF624 domain-containing protein, whose amino-acid sequence MQATLSPAEQRAAAPSGWPTLLRRLEFVAYPAAAGAAFAVLSLGVVTSLPALAAMGYALQRWRTDGDTRCFTRAFTAFPQYWRALWLHSLASTVAAFVLTANILHLLGRSEPWTFVVLAAQVGIAAAAVIHHVALAAEAGRSPQGTVRSWSRGALVLGFGSAARGTALLGAVISASLLSLVVPLGPLLLGPSIPVLLALSFADPRRHTP is encoded by the coding sequence ATGCAGGCAACACTCTCGCCCGCGGAACAGCGGGCCGCCGCCCCGTCCGGATGGCCGACGCTGCTGCGCCGGCTGGAGTTCGTGGCCTACCCGGCAGCCGCCGGGGCCGCATTCGCCGTGCTGTCCCTCGGCGTCGTGACGTCGCTGCCCGCGCTCGCCGCGATGGGGTACGCCCTGCAACGGTGGCGCACCGATGGGGACACCCGCTGTTTCACCCGCGCATTCACGGCGTTCCCGCAGTACTGGCGCGCGCTGTGGCTCCACTCGCTGGCGTCCACCGTCGCGGCGTTCGTTCTCACCGCCAACATCCTCCATCTGCTGGGCCGTTCGGAGCCCTGGACGTTCGTGGTGCTCGCCGCGCAGGTGGGCATCGCGGCGGCTGCGGTCATCCACCATGTGGCGCTGGCTGCCGAGGCAGGCCGTTCGCCACAGGGGACGGTCCGTTCCTGGTCGCGCGGTGCGCTGGTGCTCGGCTTCGGGTCCGCGGCGCGTGGCACCGCACTGCTCGGCGCGGTGATCTCCGCATCCCTGCTCTCCCTCGTCGTACCGCTGGGGCCGCTGCTTCTCGGCCCGAGCATTCCCGTACTGCTCGCCCTGTCCTTCGCCGATCCCAGGAGGCACACCCCATGA
- a CDS encoding SGNH/GDSL hydrolase family protein gives MSGRGPARRGVLTAAAGLAAVAATVPDTRAAAAPRSGAPRSRWTTSWATAQTAPTAADTVASTGLTDGTFTATVRLSAGGQVRLRYGHAFGTVPVLIGPVTAGGQPVTFGGRPQAWIAAGASLTSDPVAGLRTTEAGRLTVETRLPGPTGPLSFHRNTHASHRVDGVRTTSVYLLTGVEVTGAHGPVIAVLGDSMAEGVGTPDDADLRWPDQLARRLPGSAVANLGISGNRVLLDDPRFGPSGQARFDRDVLSLPGLRTVCVHLGVNDLQQPPGQTDPALVLAGYRQLVLRGRGAGLRVVGATITPFEGWARWTPGLEAVRQRINAAVRTGRVFDAVADFDAAVRDPDRPSRMLPAHDSGDGLHPNPSGHAALAAAVDHRHLL, from the coding sequence GTGAGCGGCCGGGGACCCGCGAGACGCGGGGTACTGACGGCGGCGGCGGGACTGGCCGCGGTAGCCGCGACGGTGCCGGACACGCGGGCCGCAGCGGCGCCGCGGAGTGGCGCGCCGCGGTCGCGCTGGACGACGTCCTGGGCGACCGCACAGACCGCGCCGACCGCAGCCGACACCGTGGCGAGCACCGGACTGACCGACGGGACGTTCACCGCCACCGTCCGGCTGTCGGCCGGCGGACAGGTCCGGCTGCGGTACGGGCACGCGTTCGGCACCGTACCGGTCCTGATCGGGCCGGTGACGGCGGGCGGGCAGCCGGTGACCTTCGGCGGGCGGCCGCAGGCATGGATCGCCGCGGGCGCCTCGCTGACGAGTGATCCGGTCGCCGGTCTGCGTACCACCGAAGCGGGCCGGCTCACCGTGGAGACCCGGCTGCCCGGCCCCACCGGACCGCTCTCCTTCCACCGCAACACCCATGCCTCGCACCGTGTCGACGGCGTCCGCACGACTTCCGTGTACCTGCTGACGGGCGTCGAGGTGACAGGCGCGCACGGGCCGGTGATCGCGGTACTCGGCGACTCCATGGCCGAGGGTGTCGGCACGCCGGACGACGCCGATCTGCGTTGGCCGGACCAGCTGGCGCGACGCCTTCCCGGCTCGGCCGTCGCCAATCTCGGTATCAGCGGCAACCGGGTGCTGCTGGACGACCCCCGGTTCGGGCCGAGCGGACAGGCCCGCTTCGACCGCGATGTGCTGTCGCTGCCCGGGCTGCGGACCGTATGCGTACATCTCGGGGTCAACGACCTTCAGCAGCCGCCAGGTCAGACCGATCCCGCGCTCGTCCTGGCCGGCTACCGACAGCTCGTCCTGCGCGGCAGGGGCGCCGGGCTGCGGGTCGTCGGCGCGACGATCACGCCGTTCGAGGGCTGGGCCCGTTGGACGCCCGGGCTCGAAGCGGTCCGGCAGCGGATCAACGCGGCGGTGCGCACCGGCCGGGTCTTCGACGCCGTCGCCGACTTCGACGCCGCGGTCCGCGACCCGGACCGCCCCTCGCGGATGCTGCCCGCGCACGACAGCGGCGACGGACTGCACCCCAACCCCTCCGGCCATGCGGCGCTCGCCGCGGCCGTCGACCACCGACATCTCCTGTGA
- a CDS encoding carbohydrate ABC transporter permease codes for MVAPALLHASLWIGLPVVASVVLAFTKYDVLTAPQFVGLDNFRDMLDDAVFRKSIVNTVVYTFFTVPFGMALGLLMALALHTGLKARGIFRTAIFLPQVTATVAIALVWLWIYNPRNGLLNALLAFLGIDGPAWLSSTTWAMPSVILVGIWQGIGMKMLIYLAALQSLPKELYEAASVDGASKVRQFFSITLPLLKPATFFVLITSMISAFQSFDQIYILTDGGPANSTTMMTYEIYKSAFREFRVGYACAQSLVLFVLLMGFTLVNRRIMGGTRGHS; via the coding sequence ATGGTGGCGCCCGCGCTGCTGCACGCCTCGCTCTGGATCGGCCTGCCGGTCGTCGCCTCGGTGGTCCTGGCCTTCACGAAGTACGACGTGCTGACGGCGCCGCAGTTCGTGGGGCTGGACAACTTCCGGGACATGCTGGACGACGCGGTCTTCCGCAAGTCCATCGTCAATACGGTCGTCTACACCTTCTTCACCGTGCCGTTCGGGATGGCGCTGGGGCTGCTGATGGCCCTGGCGCTGCACACCGGGCTGAAGGCCCGCGGCATCTTCCGTACCGCGATCTTCCTGCCGCAGGTGACGGCCACCGTCGCGATCGCGCTGGTCTGGCTGTGGATCTACAACCCTCGCAACGGGCTGCTGAACGCGCTGCTCGCGTTCCTCGGGATCGACGGGCCGGCCTGGCTCTCGTCGACGACCTGGGCGATGCCCTCGGTGATCCTTGTCGGCATCTGGCAGGGCATCGGCATGAAGATGCTCATCTACCTGGCCGCGCTGCAGTCCCTGCCGAAGGAGCTGTACGAGGCCGCTTCGGTGGACGGTGCTTCCAAGGTACGGCAGTTCTTCTCGATCACGCTGCCGCTGCTGAAGCCCGCCACGTTCTTCGTGCTCATCACGTCGATGATCAGCGCGTTCCAGTCCTTCGACCAGATCTACATCCTCACCGACGGCGGCCCCGCCAACAGCACCACGATGATGACGTACGAGATCTACAAGTCCGCCTTCCGGGAGTTCCGCGTCGGCTATGCCTGTGCGCAGTCACTGGTGCTGTTCGTACTGCTCATGGGGTTCACCCTGGTCAACCGGCGGATCATGGGAGGCACCCGTGGCCACAGCTGA
- a CDS encoding carbohydrate ABC transporter permease — MATAELQKPSPRPRPARGPSPKVSVGRIALYLTLVVISLLMVVPFIWMVLTSLKTPVEIASQDAGLLPQHWEFGNYLDALKAAPFATYARNSFIIAISHTVLNVLVASMAGYSLARIRFRGSEVIFYLFIAALMIPTYTKVLPEFLIVRFMPLAGGNDVFGQGGSGWLDSWWALIVPGAVTPFAVFLFRQFYLDLPVELEEAARLDGLGEFRIYARIMTPQVKPALTTVALLTFESSWNNFLWPLLVTRTDSLRVIQVGLSVFKTENGTQWHFLMAGTTLATLPMVVLFLIGQRYFVQGFATAGLK, encoded by the coding sequence GTGGCCACAGCTGAGCTGCAGAAGCCGAGCCCCCGGCCACGGCCTGCGCGCGGCCCGTCCCCGAAGGTCTCCGTCGGGCGGATCGCGCTCTACCTGACGCTGGTCGTCATCTCGCTGCTGATGGTGGTGCCGTTCATCTGGATGGTGCTCACCTCGCTCAAGACACCGGTGGAGATCGCGTCGCAGGACGCCGGACTGCTGCCGCAGCACTGGGAGTTCGGGAACTATCTCGACGCGCTCAAGGCAGCGCCGTTCGCCACCTACGCCCGCAACAGCTTCATCATCGCCATCAGCCACACGGTGCTCAATGTGCTGGTGGCGTCGATGGCCGGGTACTCCCTGGCCCGGATCAGGTTCCGCGGCAGCGAGGTCATCTTCTATCTCTTCATCGCCGCGCTGATGATCCCGACGTACACGAAGGTGCTGCCGGAGTTCCTGATCGTCCGCTTCATGCCGCTGGCCGGCGGGAACGACGTCTTCGGCCAGGGCGGCAGCGGCTGGCTGGACTCCTGGTGGGCGCTGATCGTCCCCGGCGCCGTCACCCCGTTCGCCGTCTTTCTCTTCCGTCAGTTCTATCTGGACCTTCCGGTGGAACTGGAGGAGGCGGCCCGGCTCGACGGGCTCGGCGAGTTCCGGATCTACGCACGGATCATGACGCCGCAGGTCAAGCCCGCACTCACCACGGTGGCGCTGCTGACCTTCGAGTCGTCCTGGAACAACTTCCTCTGGCCACTGCTGGTGACCCGCACGGACAGCCTGCGGGTGATCCAGGTCGGGCTCTCCGTCTTCAAGACGGAGAACGGCACCCAGTGGCACTTCCTGATGGCGGGCACGACGCTCGCCACCCTCCCCATGGTCGTGCTCTTCCTCATCGGCCAGCGCTATTTCGTGCAGGGCTTCGCAACTGCCGGTCTCAAGTGA
- a CDS encoding SDR family NAD(P)-dependent oxidoreductase, giving the protein MSADLNGSRALVTGAGHGIGRAIAVALAEAGADVAVHYHSSADEAAKTVSAIEALGRRAKAFQADVTVTADVDRVVDEAAGFLGGLDVLVCNAGHLIGRTTIAEMTDDHFDRVMSTNLTSTFRTVRAALPHLTKSSAGRIITMSSLAAHNGGGPGSVAYAAAKAGIRGFTKGLAKELGGTGITVNTVAPGFIKGTAFHDTFTAPEAQQAMEAGIPVGRAGTPEDVAAAVVHLASPASGFLTATTVDIDGGVWPR; this is encoded by the coding sequence ATGTCTGCTGATCTCAACGGATCCCGCGCACTGGTGACAGGAGCGGGACACGGCATCGGCCGCGCCATCGCCGTCGCCCTCGCCGAGGCCGGCGCCGATGTCGCCGTCCACTACCACTCCTCGGCCGACGAGGCCGCGAAGACGGTCTCCGCGATCGAGGCGCTGGGTCGCAGGGCGAAGGCGTTCCAGGCCGATGTGACCGTGACCGCGGACGTCGACCGGGTCGTCGACGAGGCGGCCGGGTTCCTCGGCGGGCTGGACGTGCTGGTCTGCAACGCGGGACATCTGATCGGCCGCACCACGATCGCCGAGATGACCGACGACCACTTCGACCGGGTGATGTCCACCAACCTGACGTCGACGTTCCGTACCGTGCGGGCCGCGCTGCCGCATCTGACGAAGTCGTCGGCCGGTCGCATCATCACCATGTCGTCGCTGGCCGCGCACAACGGCGGCGGCCCCGGCTCGGTGGCGTACGCGGCGGCCAAGGCCGGCATCCGCGGCTTCACCAAGGGGCTGGCCAAGGAACTCGGCGGTACCGGGATCACGGTCAACACCGTCGCCCCGGGCTTCATCAAGGGCACCGCCTTCCACGACACGTTCACCGCGCCGGAGGCGCAGCAGGCGATGGAGGCGGGCATCCCCGTCGGCCGGGCCGGCACGCCGGAGGATGTGGCGGCGGCCGTCGTCCACCTCGCGTCGCCGGCGTCCGGCTTCCTCACCGCCACCACGGTGGACATCGACGGTGGCGTATGGCCGCGTTGA